In Chryseobacterium lactis, a single genomic region encodes these proteins:
- a CDS encoding phosphatase PAP2 family protein — protein MKKIVIATGILLNLCCYHAQDTIQSRNLQKDLALISSDSITQVKTPFFKKEWVKKSVAPAILFTAAAATWGEKENLREVRNRYLPTFKAKYDDYLQYAPAAAVYGLKLAGVKGRNNLGRATLSYVTSLAIMGILVNSIKYTAKVERPDGSKNNSFPSGHAAMAFTNASFLHKEYGMVNPAYSIAGYGSAALTGLGRNLNNRHWIPDVLAGAGIGIISTELGYFFIDKIYKNKGDNLSMLSRIQGNDYPSFLAIKLGSAFGTTNFLKESDLDNNKQIGFEGGLEGAYFFSKKWGIGGDISFSSFPIKPLRETLDDGKDFGDYSIITQSLGFLGAGIGPYYSHEFSDKWQLTLKATGGYSATSSGKVFIKSNDIDTPTHELQIARYKPKPAFRWSTGASLTYKFNPGLGITLYSDYNQIKSTIRYYFSDTLEDSEQLNQELNNLLTKERINYFTLGLRLTAYF, from the coding sequence ATGAAAAAAATAGTAATAGCAACCGGTATATTATTAAACTTATGTTGCTATCATGCGCAAGACACCATACAATCTCGAAACCTTCAAAAAGATCTGGCTTTAATAAGCTCCGACAGCATTACCCAAGTTAAAACACCTTTTTTTAAAAAGGAATGGGTAAAAAAATCTGTAGCTCCGGCTATCCTTTTTACTGCTGCGGCGGCTACATGGGGAGAAAAGGAGAATCTTCGTGAAGTTCGTAACCGCTACTTACCTACTTTTAAAGCAAAATATGATGATTATCTTCAGTATGCTCCCGCAGCGGCCGTTTATGGTCTCAAACTGGCAGGGGTAAAAGGAAGGAATAACCTGGGAAGAGCAACATTATCTTATGTAACCAGTTTAGCCATCATGGGAATTTTAGTTAACTCTATCAAATATACGGCTAAAGTTGAGCGTCCTGACGGTTCCAAAAATAATTCTTTTCCATCAGGCCATGCGGCAATGGCTTTCACCAATGCCAGCTTTCTGCATAAAGAATACGGAATGGTAAACCCCGCCTACAGTATTGCAGGCTATGGTTCAGCAGCCCTTACCGGACTGGGAAGGAATTTAAATAACAGACACTGGATTCCCGATGTTCTGGCTGGTGCAGGTATTGGGATTATATCAACAGAATTGGGTTACTTTTTTATTGATAAAATTTATAAGAACAAAGGTGATAATTTAAGTATGCTGTCAAGAATTCAAGGGAATGATTATCCTTCTTTCCTTGCTATAAAACTGGGCTCTGCCTTTGGAACAACCAATTTCCTGAAAGAATCTGATCTTGATAATAACAAACAGATAGGTTTTGAAGGAGGATTGGAAGGAGCCTATTTCTTTTCAAAAAAATGGGGTATCGGAGGAGATATTAGCTTCAGTAGTTTCCCTATTAAACCATTGAGAGAAACATTAGATGATGGTAAAGATTTTGGGGACTACAGTATCATCACGCAGTCTTTAGGATTTCTTGGTGCAGGAATTGGCCCTTATTATTCTCATGAATTTTCAGATAAATGGCAGCTTACGCTAAAAGCGACCGGAGGCTACTCTGCGACATCAAGTGGAAAAGTATTTATAAAAAGTAATGACATCGACACTCCTACTCATGAACTTCAAATTGCGAGATATAAACCAAAACCAGCCTTCCGTTGGAGTACCGGAGCATCTTTAACCTATAAATTCAACCCTGGATTAGGGATTACTTTATATTCGGATTATAATCAGATTAAATCTACCATCCGTTACTATTTCAGTGATACGTTGGAAGACAGTGAGCAGCTTAATCAAGAACTCAACAACTTACTGACAAAAGAAAGAATCAATTATTTTACTCTTGGACTAAGACTTACCGCTTACTTTTAA
- a CDS encoding zinc metalloprotease → MKKFLLGAGIIFLASCNNDMNSVNEQAAPESESSQLAGKRVCPSDMMREEILQKDPAARARVQAIEEFTSKRLNDIKVGKVLADGTVEIPVVFNVVYNTSSENVSDARLQSQIDVLNKDFGATNSDINNTPAEFVPVKAGDTKIRFKLAKTVRKQSSTTTWNPDDNKMKSSSTGIAATSPDNYLNIWIVNKMSGGTLGYAYYPGTITASLDGVVIAAPYIGTGSGTAAPYNLGRTTTHEVGHYLNLPHLWGSSDAGCQTDYSNDTPVSPGPNFGVPSYPLNRVCGGVSRSQIFMNYMDYVDDKVMHMFTANQKQRMQAVVASSGPRSGLRLY, encoded by the coding sequence ATGAAAAAATTCCTATTAGGAGCTGGAATTATTTTTCTGGCATCATGTAACAACGACATGAATTCTGTTAATGAACAAGCAGCACCGGAATCAGAATCATCACAATTAGCAGGTAAAAGAGTTTGTCCTTCAGATATGATGAGGGAGGAAATTTTACAAAAAGATCCTGCTGCCAGAGCGAGAGTCCAAGCTATTGAAGAATTCACCTCAAAACGCCTTAATGATATCAAGGTAGGTAAAGTCCTGGCAGATGGTACTGTAGAAATTCCTGTCGTATTCAATGTGGTATACAATACAAGCAGTGAAAATGTGTCTGATGCCCGTTTACAATCCCAGATTGATGTATTAAACAAAGATTTCGGAGCTACCAATTCCGATATCAACAATACACCTGCTGAATTTGTACCTGTGAAAGCAGGAGATACAAAAATCAGATTCAAATTAGCAAAAACCGTTAGAAAACAAAGTAGCACAACAACCTGGAATCCGGATGATAACAAAATGAAATCTTCGAGCACAGGTATCGCTGCCACTTCTCCTGATAACTACTTAAACATCTGGATTGTTAATAAAATGAGCGGTGGCACCCTTGGATATGCATATTATCCGGGAACGATTACCGCATCTCTTGATGGTGTAGTAATAGCAGCACCCTATATCGGAACCGGTTCTGGAACGGCAGCACCCTATAATTTAGGAAGAACAACTACCCACGAAGTTGGACATTACTTAAATCTTCCACATCTTTGGGGATCTAGTGATGCAGGTTGTCAAACTGATTATTCTAATGACACTCCTGTTTCTCCGGGACCAAATTTCGGTGTTCCAAGCTACCCACTTAACAGAGTTTGTGGTGGTGTTAGCCGTTCACAGATCTTCATGAATTATATGGATTATGTGGATGACAAGGTAATGCATATGTTTACAGCCAACCAAAAACAAAGAATGCAGGCTGTAGTGGCATCATCAGGTCCAAGATCTGGTCTGAGACTATACTAA